The following is a genomic window from Actinomadura sp. WMMB 499.
GCATGGCTCTAGGACATATGTTCGTCCAGGAAGGTGTAGGTGCGCTTCCAGGCGGTCCCTGCGTTGAGGTGGCTGTACATCTGGGGGCGCGCGTCGCAGGCGAAAGCGTGTCCGGCCCCCGGGTACACATGCTGTTCGAAGTCGACCCCGGCGGCGGTCAGCGCCCCGTCGATCGTCCCGATCTGCTCTGCGGGGATGGTGGGATCCCGGTCCCCGACATGCAGCAGCATCGGCGCGGTGATCGACACGGCACGGTCGATCACGGCGTGCGGCCCGGCGGCGATCCCCGGCCCGTAGAACACCACGGTGCCCGCCAGTCCAGGATGGGCGGTGGCGGCGGTGAAGGCGGCCCGGCCACCGAAGCAGAACCCCATGACGGAGACCCGATCGATCCCCTCGGCGGTTCTGACGTGTTCCAGCACCGCGCCCACATCGGTGTTGATCTCGTCCGGTCCAAGGGCGCCGATCTCCGCCATGGCCTGCTCGCGCCGGTCGTAACCGAGCGTGCCGACGCCGGAGCGGTGGAACATGTCCGGGGCCAGGGCCAGATGGCCACGGCCGGCCAGCCGCCGGGTGACGTCCCGGATGTGGTCGTTGACGCCGAACGCCTCCTGAATCACGATCACCGCGCCTCTCGCGGGCGCCTTCGGCCGGGCCGTGTACACCTGCATTGGGCCGTCTCTCGTGAGCAGTCTCAGCACCGAGGTACCGCTTGAAACGGTCGATGGAATGGGGTCATGCGAAGCGCTCATCAGCGTTCTTTCTCTCGCCCTTTCCCGGACTCCTCACCGGAAGACGTGTCAGCGGGCGCAGCCTGGGGACCAAGGCGTCGAGCCGGGAACCCAGCTCGGGATCGGCGGGCATCATGGGCAGCCGGTGTTCGTTGTCGGCCAGCGTGCCCAGCACCTTCATCAGGTATTTGATCGGAATGGGATTGGTGTCCCAGAAGACCGCCTGATTGAGGGGGAACAGCTCATAGTGCAGCCGCCTGGCTTCCATCAGGTCGCCGTCGGCCACGGCGCGGCAAAGCCGACTGATCGACGCGGGCGCCAGGTTGCCGACCGCGTTCATCAGGCCGGCCGCACCCAGCGCCAGCATAGGGAACGACAGTTCCTCGAGACCGCAGAACAGCCGGAACCCCGGCCCCAGTTCGGTCAGCAGATCGGTGGCCCAGCCCAGGTCGGTGGAGGCATGCTTCACCCCGACGACGTTCGGCGCGCGCCGTACCGCCTCGGCCAAGCTGGGCACCGACAGGGATACCGAGCTGCGCCCTGGAATGTGATAAATCAGCACTGGCAGCGTCGTCTCACCAGCGATTTGGACGAAGTATTCGACCATGCCCCGCTGTGGCGGCCGGATGTAGTACGGGGTGACTACCAGTACCGCCGTCGCACCCGCTTTCTGCGCCCGCCTGGTGAGCACGGCGGTCTCGGCGTGGGACTGGCTCCCCGTGGCGGCTACCACCGAGAGCCGGTCACCGGCGGTGGCGACGGCGACCTCATAAAGCCGCACGCGCTCGTCGATGGTGAGCACGCTGGGTTCTCCGGAGGTGCCGGTGACCACGATGCCCGCCGAGCCCGCTTCGACCTGCCGATCCACGAGTCCGGCGAAGGCTTCGAAGTCCACCTCGCCGCGGCGGAACGGGGTGACCAGCGGAACGTACGAGCCGCGCAGCGCCTCCGGCGGCAGGTCGACGACTGTGATGGGGTCGCTCACAGTTCCGCCCGGTTGGTCTTCCAGCCGGTGTGGGAGCCGATCAGGATGGGCGGCCGCCGCAGGCTCTCCTGCCACAGCAGCGAGTCGTTGGCCAGGTTGAAGGGACTGTCCTGGACGGTCAGCTCGTAGACGTCGGACTCGTGGCTGGCATGGTTGTGGATCGCCCAGCCGGGTGCCGACAGCATCAGGTCGCCGGCCTTCCAGTCGTAGCGGTGGCCGCCGACCATGCTGTGCCCGCTGCCCTTGAAGTAGTAGTTGATCGCGGCCGGGGTGTGCCGGTGCGGGCGATCCACGATCCCGCCCGGCCTGATCGTCATGGTGGCGAAGAAGCTGTGGGTCGTACCGTTCGTCCGTCCGGTCGCGGGGTTGTAGAGGAGATAGAGTCGGCGGCCCCGGTACTCGGGCCCCAGCGCGTGCAGTTTGTCCAGCTCGGCCTTCACGCGCCGCCACCGCCAGATGAGGGCGGGAGACTCCTGCACCGGCGGATTGATCAGCCGCTCGTAGGCCATCAGCGCGGCGCCGTCGTCGAGTTCCACGACCTCCTCGAACGGAAACTCCTCGCCCCGCCCCTCACCGATGGGCTCGGCCGAAGCCGCGACGTGCTCACCGGGGTCGCCGTCCACGTAATGGATGTTGAGTCTCCTCAGCAGGGCCGCGTTGCTGTAGACCAGTCGAACCTGGCGCTCCTCGGTGTCGTTGGTGTGGACGTAAGTGGCCATCGAAGGGGTGTTCCATACGTCGTACCGCTCGAACGACCGCACCGCGCGCGGGCCGCCGGCCAGGATGATCGTGCCGCCGCCCTCGATGCAGAACACCACCTGCGCCGAGTTGTGCCGGATCGGCCGGGTCCGTTCACCCGGCAGCAAGACCTCGAGGGCCACCTGAATGCCCGGGGCCAAGCCCAGGCCGGAGGTGTCACGAGGGTGCACGATCAGCGATCGCCGTCCCTCGCCGGATCGGCCCGGCAGGGCCGACAACCGCTCCACCTCGGCGTCGATCTCCTCCTTGCTGATCACCAGTGGTGGCCACAGGTCGTCCGGGCCGAGCGGCTCCAGCCCTGTCCGCTCGACGAACCGGGCCCTCTCCTCGCTGGGCGTGACTCTGACTTCCGAACTCATCTCTCTTCCTTCGTTCAGACACGGCCGTTCCGCGCCCTCGAACGGCGAGCCGATCGGGACCGGTCAGCCGAAGATCTCTCCGCTCTCGACCGAGGCGAGGGCCTCGTCCCAGCGCGCCGACCGTTCGATCAGGAGCTTGCTGCGGATCAGCGGCAGGGCGTTGTCCATCGCGAACGCGCCCACCAGCCGATCGCCCCTGCGGTAGTAGGCGAGGAACTCGAACTCGCTGGAGGAACCGTTTACGACACGGATTTCGTCGGCGTCGGTCACTCCGGCGAACTGGATGCGCGTCCCGTACTGGTCGGACCAGAAGTAGTTCGACCCCGCGTAAGGCCTTCCCTGAGCGGGACCGGCCAGCAAACTGGCCGCCGCCTGGCGGCTCTGCTCGACCGCGTTGGTCCATTGCTCGGTGCGCATCCGAGTCCCGAACAGGGGGTTGAACCAGCGGACGAGGTCTCCCGCGGCGTACACGGACGGGTGTCCCGCGTTCAGGTACGCGTCGCAGACCAGCCCGTCGTCCGTCGTCAGCCCGCTGCCCGCCAGCCAGCCGGTCCGCGGTACCGCGCCGATCCCCGCCACTACGAGGTCACCCTCGAGAACCCGGCCGTCGGCCAGCCTGACGCGCCGGCCGCCCTCGACAGCCACGACCTCGGCCCCGCACACCACCCGCGTACCGTTCTCGCGATGCAGGGCCGCGCAGATCTTCCCGATCCGGGCGCCGACCACCCGGCTCAGCGGTACCGGCTCAGCCTCCACGAGCGTGGCCTCCAGGCCCAGCGCACGGGCGCTGGAGGCCACCTCCGAGCCGATGAAACCGGCACCGATGATCACCACGTGGCGGCATTCCGCCAGTCCGGCGCGCAGGGCGATGGCGTCATCGAGCGTGCGAAGCAGGTACACGCCCGTCGACGCGCCGTCCACGGTCAACGGGCGGGCCGCCGATCCCGTCGTCAGCAGCAATCCGTCGAAGGGCAGATCGCGTCCACCCGACCGGACGGTTCGGGACTTCAGGTCCAGCGCCGTGGCCGGTCGGCCCAGCCGCAGGCACACTCGCAGGTCGTCGTAGTAGTCGGCATGGCGGTAGATGGTCTCGCCGGCCGCCTTCCTCCCGATCAGCACCTCCTTGGACAGTGGCGGGCGATCGTAGGGCCCGGCCTCTTCGGCGCCGATCAGAGTGATGGAGCCGTCGAAGCCCAGGCGGCGCAGGGCCTCGGTGGCGCGCAGCCCGGCCAGGCCGGCGCCGACGATGACTATCCGCCGCATGGGCGTCACTCCGTGCCGATCAGCCTGATGGAGCCGGTCGGGCAGTTGGCGACGGCATTGTCCAGGGCTCCGGCGTCGATTCCTGCGGCGTCCTCGACCAGCAGTTCGGCCCTGCCGTCGCCGGTGAGCTTGAACGCCGTGGGCGCGAACCCGATGCAGGTCGCCGAAGCGATGCACGTGTCACGGTCCAGTTCGATCTTCTTCATGGTCTCCTCACGATTCCCGGGTGTCCTTCAGGCGGGCGGCGCCGCCGTGTCGTCGAACTGCAGAGCTTCGAGGACCTCCGCCCAGCGGTATCCCGCGATGTCCACCGAGGGTGCACGGTGTCGCAGCCACCACAGGTGCGATGCGACTTGTCGGCGTTGAACTCCCGGCAGCCGTCCAGATAGCCCTGCTGTACGGGCTGTGCCTCAGCGTCGAACTCGTACCGCCACACCTCTGTGTCGCAACGCCGGCAGAACCAGGCGATGCCTTCCAGGCCCGGGTTGATGGCCTTGAACCGAAGATGGACCGACTCCTCGTTCGGCTCGATCCGGCACGGCACCCCGGCGGGGACATAGACCATGTCCCCCACCTCCATCCGGGTGTGCCGCACACCGGTGTAACGCAGGTGAGCATCCGCCGACCCGGTGGCCTGGATGACGACCGTGTCCTTCGAGCAGATGAGGAAGAACGGCTGCGCGCCCGATCCGCGCGACATCGTCACCTGCGGATCGGCGAACGGTGGCGCGACCGGCCGCTCGTCCCAGGCACCGATCTCCTCGGCCAGGTCGAAGATGCTCTGGAACCTGCCTCGGGTGATCACGAGGCCGCCTCGGCCGGGGCGAGCCGGCCGGCCATGGCGAGTATCTCGGTGCGGCCGGAATTGATCGCCCGGTGCAGCCTCACGTAGTTGTGCCATCCCCAGGTGGCGGCCGGGAAGGGCGGACTGACGTGGCCGCACTTGCCGCATGTGCGAATGTCCTCGTCGCCGTTGAACCTGTCCACGGCCTGCACCGCCTCGTAGACCGTGGGGAAGGCCGGGTAGCGGTCGCCCTCTTGGCCGCCGTGGTCCTGCGGCCTGGTCGGGTCGGCGCTGAACACGTGCTGGAG
Proteins encoded in this region:
- a CDS encoding NAD(P)/FAD-dependent oxidoreductase; this translates as MRRIVIVGAGLAGLRATEALRRLGFDGSITLIGAEEAGPYDRPPLSKEVLIGRKAAGETIYRHADYYDDLRVCLRLGRPATALDLKSRTVRSGGRDLPFDGLLLTTGSAARPLTVDGASTGVYLLRTLDDAIALRAGLAECRHVVIIGAGFIGSEVASSARALGLEATLVEAEPVPLSRVVGARIGKICAALHRENGTRVVCGAEVVAVEGGRRVRLADGRVLEGDLVVAGIGAVPRTGWLAGSGLTTDDGLVCDAYLNAGHPSVYAAGDLVRWFNPLFGTRMRTEQWTNAVEQSRQAAASLLAGPAQGRPYAGSNYFWSDQYGTRIQFAGVTDADEIRVVNGSSSEFEFLAYYRRGDRLVGAFAMDNALPLIRSKLLIERSARWDEALASVESGEIFG
- a CDS encoding cupin domain-containing protein, which gives rise to MSSEVRVTPSEERARFVERTGLEPLGPDDLWPPLVISKEEIDAEVERLSALPGRSGEGRRSLIVHPRDTSGLGLAPGIQVALEVLLPGERTRPIRHNSAQVVFCIEGGGTIILAGGPRAVRSFERYDVWNTPSMATYVHTNDTEERQVRLVYSNAALLRRLNIHYVDGDPGEHVAASAEPIGEGRGEEFPFEEVVELDDGAALMAYERLINPPVQESPALIWRWRRVKAELDKLHALGPEYRGRRLYLLYNPATGRTNGTTHSFFATMTIRPGGIVDRPHRHTPAAINYYFKGSGHSMVGGHRYDWKAGDLMLSAPGWAIHNHASHESDVYELTVQDSPFNLANDSLLWQESLRRPPILIGSHTGWKTNRAEL
- a CDS encoding dienelactone hydrolase family protein, with protein sequence MSASHDPIPSTVSSGTSVLRLLTRDGPMQVYTARPKAPARGAVIVIQEAFGVNDHIRDVTRRLAGRGHLALAPDMFHRSGVGTLGYDRREQAMAEIGALGPDEINTDVGAVLEHVRTAEGIDRVSVMGFCFGGRAAFTAATAHPGLAGTVVFYGPGIAAGPHAVIDRAVSITAPMLLHVGDRDPTIPAEQIGTIDGALTAAGVDFEQHVYPGAGHAFACDARPQMYSHLNAGTAWKRTYTFLDEHMS
- the dapA gene encoding 4-hydroxy-tetrahydrodipicolinate synthase, whose protein sequence is MSDPITVVDLPPEALRGSYVPLVTPFRRGEVDFEAFAGLVDRQVEAGSAGIVVTGTSGEPSVLTIDERVRLYEVAVATAGDRLSVVAATGSQSHAETAVLTRRAQKAGATAVLVVTPYYIRPPQRGMVEYFVQIAGETTLPVLIYHIPGRSSVSLSVPSLAEAVRRAPNVVGVKHASTDLGWATDLLTELGPGFRLFCGLEELSFPMLALGAAGLMNAVGNLAPASISRLCRAVADGDLMEARRLHYELFPLNQAVFWDTNPIPIKYLMKVLGTLADNEHRLPMMPADPELGSRLDALVPRLRPLTRLPVRSPGKGERKNADERFA
- a CDS encoding ferredoxin, with protein sequence MKKIELDRDTCIASATCIGFAPTAFKLTGDGRAELLVEDAAGIDAGALDNAVANCPTGSIRLIGTE